The following are encoded together in the Robertmurraya sp. FSL R5-0851 genome:
- a CDS encoding YchF/TatD family DNA exonuclease — protein sequence MLFDTHVHLNAEQFSEDLNEVIDRARMEGVQYMVVVGFDRPTIIKAMELIEEYDFIYASIGWHPVDAIDMRDEDLEWIEELAKHPKVVAIGEMGLDYYWDKSPKEVQQEVFRKQIQLAKKVKLPIVIHNREATADIVTILKEENAAEVGGIMHCFSGSVEVAKECVEMNFYISLGGPVTFKNAKKPKEVAQEIPLKKLLIETDCPYLAPHPYRGKRNEPSYVKLVAEQIAELKGLSYEEVSQVTTENAKILFGIN from the coding sequence ATGTTATTTGATACACATGTACATTTAAATGCAGAACAATTTTCAGAGGATCTAAATGAGGTAATTGACCGAGCTAGGATGGAAGGTGTCCAATACATGGTGGTTGTAGGTTTCGACCGACCTACAATTATCAAAGCAATGGAATTAATCGAAGAATACGATTTTATCTATGCAAGTATTGGGTGGCATCCGGTTGATGCGATTGATATGCGTGATGAAGACTTGGAGTGGATTGAAGAGCTTGCGAAACACCCTAAAGTGGTAGCTATCGGAGAGATGGGACTTGATTATTATTGGGATAAATCACCAAAAGAAGTACAACAGGAAGTCTTTAGAAAACAAATACAGTTAGCTAAAAAAGTGAAACTACCTATTGTGATTCATAACCGAGAGGCAACAGCAGACATTGTTACAATCTTAAAAGAAGAAAACGCGGCTGAGGTAGGAGGCATTATGCATTGTTTTAGTGGGAGCGTAGAGGTTGCAAAGGAATGTGTGGAAATGAACTTCTATATATCCCTTGGTGGACCGGTTACATTCAAAAATGCTAAAAAGCCGAAAGAAGTGGCACAAGAGATTCCGTTAAAGAAGCTTTTAATCGAAACCGACTGCCCGTATCTTGCTCCACATCCATACAGAGGGAAAAGAAATGAACCGAGTTATGTGAAGTTAGTGGCGGAGCAAATTGCTGAATTAAAGGGACTTAGTTACGAAGAAGTTTCACAGGTAACAACAGAAAATGCAAAAATATTATTCGGCATAAATTGA
- a CDS encoding ubiquitin-like domain-containing protein: MKSLFSRSLRTKKWAIISASFIVFTTATGFTVYESTKETVTMTLDGQERIIKTHAATIEGIFDELDIALRSEDYVFPSENTKVKDNLKVVYKPAKQVQMVKDTEEKAVWSTADTVEEFLKEQEIILTEHDKVTPDLDTAIKKNMNIEVNIAFPFKLNNGGTEEEVWTTTSTTVADFLLQQEITLGELDRVMPEKDSVIQKDAVVSIIRVEKVTDVVEEPIHFAVVTKNDSNLSKGTEKVVTPGQEGLKTKEYEVVLENGKEVSRTLLKETQVKEKQDKVVAVGTKVSTQTVSRGSDSVSKEFFVTSTAYTASCNGCSGVTATGLNLHANPGAKVIAVDPSVIPLGTKVYVEGYGYAVAADKGSAIKGNKIDVFFASKADAYRWGHKTVKIKILN; this comes from the coding sequence ATGAAAAGCCTGTTTTCCAGGTCTTTGAGGACAAAGAAGTGGGCCATTATCTCTGCTAGTTTCATAGTTTTCACAACAGCTACTGGGTTTACGGTGTATGAATCCACGAAGGAAACTGTTACCATGACACTAGATGGCCAAGAACGTATCATCAAGACACATGCAGCCACAATTGAAGGTATTTTCGACGAACTTGACATCGCTCTTCGTTCAGAAGACTATGTGTTTCCCTCGGAAAACACAAAGGTCAAAGACAACTTAAAGGTTGTATATAAACCTGCGAAACAGGTCCAAATGGTAAAAGATACCGAGGAAAAAGCAGTTTGGTCTACAGCAGATACTGTAGAAGAGTTTTTAAAGGAACAAGAAATTATACTTACTGAGCACGATAAGGTTACACCTGATTTAGACACTGCAATCAAGAAGAATATGAATATTGAAGTAAACATTGCGTTTCCATTCAAGTTAAATAACGGTGGTACAGAAGAAGAAGTATGGACTACTACTTCGACTACGGTCGCTGACTTTTTACTACAACAAGAAATCACTCTAGGAGAACTAGACCGTGTAATGCCTGAAAAAGACTCAGTTATTCAGAAGGATGCTGTTGTTAGCATCATTCGGGTTGAAAAAGTCACCGATGTAGTGGAAGAACCGATTCATTTTGCAGTTGTTACAAAGAATGATAGTAATCTATCAAAAGGCACAGAAAAGGTAGTAACTCCGGGTCAAGAAGGACTGAAGACAAAGGAGTATGAGGTGGTATTAGAGAACGGCAAAGAAGTCTCTAGAACGCTTCTAAAAGAAACACAGGTTAAAGAGAAGCAAGATAAGGTTGTCGCGGTAGGAACAAAGGTAAGTACCCAAACCGTATCACGTGGTAGTGACAGTGTTAGCAAGGAGTTTTTTGTTACATCCACTGCTTATACCGCAAGTTGCAATGGATGCTCTGGCGTTACGGCAACGGGATTGAACCTTCATGCTAATCCAGGTGCAAAAGTGATTGCAGTCGATCCAAGTGTAATTCCACTAGGGACAAAGGTATATGTCGAAGGCTATGGCTATGCAGTTGCAGCTGATAAAGGTTCAGCTATTAAAGGGAATAAAATCGATGTGTTTTTTGCGTCGAAAGCAGATGCATATCGTTGGGGTCATAAAACGGTTAAAATTAAAATTCTTAACTAA
- the rnmV gene encoding ribonuclease M5, with protein MKIQEIIVVEGKDDTTAIRRAVDADTIETNGSALNEDTINRIRRAQQTRGVIVFTDPDYPGQKIRQTIAEHVPNCKHAFIPKENALHKRGKGVGVEHASVEEIRKALRHAHHMKEEVEEQITQEDLLTAGLIGGPKAKKRREKLGKLLSIGYTNGKQLYKRLLMFQISKEEFSRALSVIFQEETDE; from the coding sequence ATGAAGATACAGGAAATTATCGTTGTGGAGGGTAAAGACGATACTACAGCCATTCGAAGGGCTGTAGATGCCGATACGATTGAAACGAATGGTTCGGCATTAAATGAGGATACCATCAATCGGATAAGAAGGGCCCAACAGACAAGGGGAGTTATTGTTTTCACTGATCCAGACTATCCTGGTCAAAAAATAAGACAAACAATTGCTGAGCATGTACCAAATTGCAAGCATGCCTTTATCCCAAAGGAGAATGCACTACATAAAAGAGGGAAGGGTGTTGGTGTCGAACACGCTTCAGTGGAAGAGATTCGAAAGGCTCTTCGCCATGCTCACCATATGAAGGAAGAAGTGGAAGAACAGATTACTCAAGAGGATTTATTAACAGCAGGTCTAATCGGTGGTCCAAAGGCAAAGAAAAGAAGAGAGAAGCTTGGTAAACTCCTTTCGATTGGGTATACAAATGGAAAGCAACTTTATAAGCGACTATTGATGTTTCAAATCAGTAAAGAAGAGTTTTCAAGAGCACTATCCGTTATTTTTCAGGAGGAAACAGATGAGTAA
- the rsmA gene encoding 16S rRNA (adenine(1518)-N(6)/adenine(1519)-N(6))-dimethyltransferase RsmA, which translates to MSKDIATPVRTQEILKKFGFSFKKSLGQNFLIDTNILKRIVDHANLTEKSGAIEIGPGIGALTEQLARNSEKVVAFEIDQRLLPILKETLAPYSNTTIIHEDVLKANVKEVIEEQFKGLEDIMVVANLPYYVTTPIIMKLLEEKLPIRGIVCMLQKEVADRIAAKPGGKDYGSLSIAVQYYTEAETVMVVPKTVFMPQPNVDSAVIRLTVRQEPVVKVRSEDFFFQVTRASFAQRRKTILNNLTSQLPDGKAKKDMILQALEKAEIEPARRGETLSIAEFAQLSDALLDHFA; encoded by the coding sequence ATGAGTAAAGATATAGCTACCCCTGTAAGGACACAGGAAATACTAAAGAAGTTTGGTTTTTCGTTCAAAAAAAGCTTAGGTCAAAACTTCTTAATTGATACCAATATTTTAAAAAGAATTGTTGATCACGCTAATTTAACTGAAAAGTCCGGAGCCATTGAAATTGGACCTGGAATAGGGGCATTAACAGAGCAATTAGCAAGAAATAGCGAAAAGGTGGTTGCGTTTGAAATTGACCAGCGATTACTACCGATTTTAAAAGAGACGCTAGCTCCCTATTCGAACACAACCATTATTCATGAAGACGTATTGAAAGCAAATGTAAAAGAGGTCATCGAGGAACAGTTCAAAGGTTTAGAAGATATCATGGTTGTTGCCAATCTACCTTACTATGTAACCACTCCGATCATTATGAAGTTATTAGAGGAGAAACTCCCAATTAGAGGAATTGTTTGTATGCTTCAAAAAGAAGTAGCTGATCGTATCGCTGCGAAACCCGGTGGAAAGGACTATGGATCCCTTTCAATTGCTGTCCAATATTATACGGAAGCGGAGACGGTCATGGTTGTTCCGAAAACCGTCTTCATGCCGCAACCGAATGTTGATTCGGCAGTTATTCGATTAACGGTTAGACAAGAGCCTGTCGTTAAAGTTCGAAGTGAAGACTTTTTCTTTCAAGTAACAAGAGCAAGCTTCGCGCAGCGTCGGAAAACGATTTTAAACAACTTAACAAGCCAATTACCCGACGGAAAGGCAAAGAAGGACATGATATTGCAGGCGCTTGAAAAAGCTGAAATTGAGCCTGCTAGACGAGGCGAGACATTGTCGATTGCTGAATTTGCTCAACTTAGCGATGCTTTGCTCGATCATTTTGCTTAA
- the yabG gene encoding sporulation peptidase YabG, with product MTINLLDVVGRVSYNCDIIFRVIDIREEQGKKLAVLYGENFRLIADAPYEDLVVIDQNTRSKVASEYQSLEEQSYQLFRQDVDLLQFKQEFEATEGYSKPFNYFQVPGKVLHLDGDPSYLQKCLTLYEKIGVPVTGIHVNEKEMPNKIGSLIDYYRPDIIVITGHDAYSKAKGKPTDINAYRHSKHFVQAVREARKKFPHLDQLVIFAGACQSHFESLIQAGANFASSPSRVNIHALDPVYIVAKISFTPFMERINVWDVLRNTLTGEKGLGGIETKGVLRTGMPYNKGNHE from the coding sequence TTGACGATCAACCTTTTGGATGTCGTTGGGAGAGTTTCGTATAATTGTGATATTATCTTTCGGGTTATAGATATACGAGAAGAACAAGGGAAGAAGTTAGCTGTATTATACGGGGAAAATTTTCGACTAATTGCGGATGCCCCCTATGAAGATTTGGTCGTGATTGATCAAAATACCCGTTCTAAAGTGGCATCGGAGTACCAATCACTTGAAGAACAATCTTACCAGCTCTTTCGGCAGGATGTGGATCTTTTACAGTTTAAACAGGAGTTTGAGGCAACTGAAGGGTACAGTAAGCCATTTAACTATTTCCAAGTGCCAGGGAAAGTATTACATCTGGATGGAGATCCTTCTTATTTGCAAAAGTGCTTAACATTGTATGAAAAAATTGGAGTACCTGTAACAGGCATTCATGTAAATGAAAAAGAAATGCCAAATAAAATAGGGTCTTTGATTGATTATTATCGCCCTGATATTATCGTTATTACAGGTCATGATGCATATTCAAAGGCCAAGGGGAAACCTACTGATATCAATGCATATAGACATTCAAAACACTTTGTTCAAGCGGTAAGAGAGGCCAGAAAGAAGTTCCCTCATCTCGACCAGTTGGTCATATTTGCTGGGGCCTGTCAGTCCCATTTTGAATCATTGATTCAAGCAGGTGCTAACTTTGCAAGTTCCCCTTCAAGAGTTAACATACACGCCCTTGATCCTGTCTATATTGTAGCTAAAATTTCCTTTACTCCGTTTATGGAGAGAATTAACGTATGGGATGTATTGAGAAATACGTTAACGGGAGAAAAAGGACTTGGAGGAATCGAAACAAAAGGCGTACTACGAACGGGTATGCCTTATAACAAAGGAAATCACGAATGA
- the veg gene encoding biofilm formation stimulator Veg — protein MAKTLVDIKKALDSNLGKRLLLKANGGRRKTIERYGILAETYPSVFVIELDQEENAFERVSYSYADVLTETVQITFYEDTTGQMALS, from the coding sequence ATGGCAAAAACTTTGGTTGATATTAAAAAAGCTCTTGATTCAAATTTAGGAAAAAGACTTTTGCTCAAGGCCAATGGTGGTCGAAGAAAGACTATTGAAAGATACGGAATTCTTGCAGAAACGTATCCATCTGTGTTTGTAATTGAGTTAGATCAAGAAGAAAATGCTTTCGAACGTGTATCGTACAGCTATGCAGACGTTTTAACAGAGACGGTTCAGATTACTTTCTATGAAGATACAACAGGACAAATGGCACTAAGTTAA